The window CCATGTGTAAAGAGACTTCCAATTCCTGCGCAATCATACTTCCTCCATCACGCACTGCAGGGGGTGCCCCGCCTTGCGCGCATGCGTTAATACAAACTCCACTTTGGTACACGCTATATCTTTGGAAAACACGCCACACACTCCCTTGCCATGACGATGGACGGACAGCATGATCTGCGTGGCCGTCTCTCGGTCTTTGTTGAAGTATTCCTGGATGACGGCGACCACAAACTCCATGGGCGTGTAGTCATCGTTCAGTAGTGCTACCTGGTACAGCGGCGGCGGCTTGACCGTCTGCCGCTCCAGCAGTTGTTCGGTATCTTGCTTAGTGGCCATACGCTTATTCTAATGCTTTCAACGATGATGCTATGGGTAAATATCAGGGCATTTACATTTGTTTTCCATCTTACGCGTTTTCCGATCTATGCGCAGATGGCGACCCGATTCGGTAAATCAAGAGTTGCTTTTTCGCAGAGTGTGAGGAATTTGGCAATTCCGACGCAAAAGCGCTTGACTTGGATATTTTTTCAACCAACAATGCGGTTATCGACTTGTACTTATGTACTTGTTGATAAGAAGTGAGCAGGCTGAGGAGGGGGCAGAAGCTTCTTGCTTTTATGGCTCGTGTGATTGGTTATAATTTTGAAAGTTCTTTTATGGCAACAGGTACAGTTAAGTGGTTCAATGATTCCAAAGGTTTTGGCTTCATCACTCCAGATGACGGCGGCGAAGATTTGTTCGCGCACTTTTCCGCAATCAACATGAACGGTTTCAAGACCCTCAAAGAAGGTCAAAAAGTTCAATTCGAAGTCACGCAAGGCCCTAAAGGCAAGCAAGCTTCCAACATCCAGGCTGCATAAGCAATCCCCGATGTGAAAAACCCCGCTTCCGAGCGGGGTTTTTTTATCCCCGATTCTTCCCCGATGCTTCCCGCATGACGATCATCTTACAGCTTCTCGGCCTTGCCGACCTGCGCACGCTTGCCGCGTCGCGCATTCCCGACCGCCTGGCCGCCCGCGCCGCCGCCGGCGCCCTGCCGCCCGCCTTTGTCGCGCAGCGCGCGCTCGGCCTGCTGGAAGCGGGCGAAAGCGCCGGCTGGTGCGCCAGCTTCCTGATCCTGCGCGCCCACGACGAGATGGTGGTCGGCGCCTGCGGATTCAAGGATATTCCCGTCGACGGCCAGGTCGAGATCGGCTATGGCGTCGCGCCCGCGTGCCGCGGCCAGGGCATCGCCACGGCTGCCGTGCGCGAACTGGCGCGCATCGCCTTTGCCGACAGCGCGGTACAACGGGTGCTGGCGCAGATCGACCAGGACAATACGCCCTCTTCGCGCGTCGCCGCCCGGCTCGGCTTCGCCGCCGGCCACACGCTCATCGATGCCGACGGCGATCGCCTGGTGCAGTGGGTGCTCGGCAAGCCTGCCTGATCAGGTTTTTTCAAACGCCGCCATCTGGTCGCGCAAGGCTTTCTGGAAGGCCGGACGCGCCTCGCAGCGCAGCTGGTAAGCCTTGAGCGTGGGATAGTCGTCGACAATCGTGGTGTGGCGCAGGAGGCGCAGCACCGTGGTCATCATCAGGTCGCCCGCGCTGAACGCGCCGTCCAGGTACTCGCGCTCGCCCAGCCACGCCGCCAGCTGCGCCAGGCGCTTGTGCACCTCCTCGAGCGCACCCGCGCGGCGCAGTTTGGCCCACTCCTCATCGGCGAAAAACAGGTCGATCGCGGCCAGTTGCTGCAGTGGTATCTCGACGGTATTGAGCGCCGCGAAAATCCAGGTGGTCGCCCGCGCCCGGCCGGCATCATCCCTGGGAAACAGGGCGCCGCTGCGCTGCGCGATGTGCAGCACGATGGCGCCCGACTCGAACATCGTCAGATCGCCATCCTGCATCATCGGCACCTGCCCGAAGGGCTGCAGCGCGAGGTAGTCCGGCGAGCGCTGGTCCGGTGGGCCGATCAGGCGGGTTTCATACAGCAGGCCGGCCTCTTCCAGCGCCCAGCGCACGCGCAAATCGCGCACCACGCCCTGGGCAAAGGGCGGAACGTACTGAAAAGCACTAATCGTCAACACGGCGGCATTCTCCGAAAATAGGATCTTGTTCAAGATCATAAACCGTTCCGCGCCAGCGCGCGCCACCCGCGGCTGGCGGCGCGCCGTTCCTTCTCCTTACATCACGTTAATACTCTGCACCGCGCGCGACTCGGGTGTGCCCGGTGCGTAGCTGTTGACACACACGACAGTCCAAAAATATTCGCCGGTCACCAGATTCAGTGGCCCAAAGCGCATCGCTGCCGGGGCCTTCTTGTTCTCGTACCACACCTCGAAGAACTCCACCGGCAGACGGCGCTGCGCCTCCACCGTGCAGCGGGTGGCATTGGTGGCCTGGTAGCACACGGTGACGGGCACGGTCGGCTGCATCATGTGGCTGCTGTGTGGTGGCATGGCGACGCCGTCGATGCTGAAAGTGATGAGCGGCTCCAGGCCGCGCGCCACCCGGGCCGAGGCGCTGGCGCTATTGGTCTCGCCGTTGGCGCCGCGGCACTCCACATCCCAGCGGTGCGTGCCCGGAGCGCGCGTCACCCTGCCCCAGTTGAAGGTGCTCGGGCCGGCCAGCTTCTGCTCGACCAGATTGTCATCGACATAGGCGCGCATGTCGCAGCTTTGCGCACCGACCGCATCGTAGCGCAGCTCGAAGGCGCTGGTGGCTGTGAGCGCCGGATTGGGCGCCACGCCGAGCATGGGCGGGTTGGCCGCCGACAGCTGGTTGCCGATCTTGAATTCGACGCTCGGCTTGGCCTTGTGCGCCGCGCCGGCGATGCTCGCCACCCGCAGCGGCGTGCCCTGGGTGAGCGCGCCGCCGCTGACCAGGCGCGCGCGGATCGCGTTTTCCACCTCGCCCGGCGTGCGCAGGGTCGGCGTGGTTTCGATCAGGCGCGCGGCCAGCGCGGTCACGTGGGGCGCCGCCCACGAAGTGCCGGAACTGACCACATAGGTCGAGGCGTAGCTGTTCATCCAGGTCGACCTGACGTACTTGCCAGGCGCCCAGGCATCGACGCAATTGCCGAAATTCGATCCCATTTCGATCGCCCCCTTGGGGTCGGGCGGCGGGAAGGCGCCAGTGCCATTCAAAGGCTGCGCCGGCTGGCCATTGCTATCGATCGCGCCGACCACCAGCGCGCCGTCCGACGGCAGACGATCATTGAAGCTGTAATGGCAGGCGTCGCGGTAGCGGTTGCCGGCCGACTGCACGAACACCGCGCCACGGTAGCCGGTGGCGCTGTCCGGCGCGATCAGTGCACGCACGCTCTTCTGGAAAGCGGCGACCAGGGGCATGCGGTCGGGCGGCAGGTTGACCATCTGGAAGTTACTCGACAAATTGACCACGCCCATGCGGCCCTCGGCCTGGATGCGGCGCTTGGCTTCGTCCAGTGCGGCAATCACATTGGCGAAGCTGTTGCTGCCCGCAGCGCACGTCGGGTCGCCGTAAGCGAGCGAGACCAGCCTGCGCCGGCGTTGACCCCGGTAACGCCGACGTGATCGTTCTTGGCTGCGATGATGCCGGCGACGAAAGTCGCATGCGGATACTTGCCGATCGAGCAGGCGCCGGGAGCATTCCAGCGCGCGCTGACCGGCACATCGACATGGTTGCCGATGCCGCTGTCGATCACATACACGGTGGCGGCGCCGTTACTGGCCGCGCTGCCGCCAACGGCCTGCACGCCCCACGGCAAGGTGCTGGCGCCAACCTGCACGTCGGCCCACACCGAATTCGCGCTGGCGTCCGCCTGCATGTTGGGCGACACCGCCTTGATGCGCGCATCGCGCCGCAGCGCCGCCACCTGCTGCTCGGTCAGATAGGCGGCGAAGCCCTGCAGGGTGTGGCTGTAGGCATGGGTGGCGGCGACCCGGTGCGCCGCTTCGACCTCGTGCAGCAGGCGCATCACCTTGCCGTCGTGTTCGGCGTCTGAAGCGCGGGTCGCTGACCGCCTTGGCCGCATAGCGCTGCACGGCCGTATCTGCGAACAGGACGATGTAATGGGTGCTGCCGGCTTCGTTGCGGATCGGCGCCAGCAGCGCCGCCGTTCTGGGCGCTGGCGACCGCGGGCAGCACGGCCGCTCCGATCACAGTGCTCACCACCATTGCACACACACGTTTGCCAATTACTTTTGTCATTTTTTCCTTGTATTGGTCAGCAGATTCCATCAGGTGAATCATGCAGGTTGAGTTGTTTAAATATCAACAACAAGGAAAGTATGATCAAATTGCCATTCCAACATTCTTACATTTTTGGAAATATATTATCCACGCGCGGGCAAGTATGGCGCGGCCCCATCGTAGCTCTGCGGCCCGCTCCTCGCCAATTTTCGCGGCGTCAAAGCGGCTCGTCGTTGTAGCGGATTTGCATGCCATCGAACACGCGTATGTCCAAATCGGCATAGGGGCGGCCAGTATAACTGGCCGGTCCCCTGCCACACCACCCGGCATGCGGGACTGCACCGGGCGGTTCGAGTAGTTGAGGTCAGGACAGGCGAGGTACGCCAAGTCTATCGAAATAAGCTATTGTGAGGACTGTTTTCAGCAGTCGATCCGCGTTTCGCCACCAGCAGCGGCTATTTGCCGCTACCTGCTTTGCGACCGATGCCGCCGCCCCAAGCCCGAGCAATTCCCGATACATGGTTTTCCCGCGCTTCCAGTGCTTGAGCTGAATCGCTCTGAGCCTGTGGCGCAACCATTCATCGAGTTTCTTCCAGACCTTTGGGGTTTGGGCCAACTTGAAGTACCCTTTCCAGCCAAGCATGTAGGAGCGCAGTTTGTCGACGGTCTGGGCCATGCTGCGGCCGCAGGAGCGCCTCGTCAGTTCACGTATTCGCTGTTTGAATGTTGCAAGCGGCTTGTCCGCGACCTTCAGTTTCACCACTTTCCCACTTGCCACCCACAGGCTGTAACCGAGGAATTTGCGGCCAAATGCACTGGCCACCGCACTCTTGCCTTCGTTGACCACGAGGTGCAACTTAGCATAGCACCGGCGCAACAGCACCATCACCCGCTCGCCAGCACGTTTGCTGCGAACGTACACGTTCGCTCGTCGGCGTAGCGCGCAAAGCAATGGCCGCGCCGTTCCAGTTCCTTGTCCACGTCATCGAGCAGGACGTTCGCCAGCAGCGGCGAGAGCGGCCCGCCTTGCGGCGTGCCCTCGTGCCGCGACTGCACCACGCCATGGTCCATGATGCCGCTGTTGAGGTAGGCACGAATCAGCCGGATCACCCCGGCGTCGTCGATGCGTTTCCGCAAGCGGTCGATCAGGATGTCGTGGTTGACCCGGTCGAAGAACTTCGACAGGTCCACGTCCACCACGATCCGCCGTCCCGACTGCACGTACGCGCGCGCGGCAAGGACCGCGTCCTGCGCACGCCGGCCCGGACGGAAACCGTAGCTGTGCTCACTGAATGTGGGATCAAGAATCGGTTGCAGCACCTGGAGCAGTGCTTGCTGGATCACGCGATCCGTCACCGTCGGGATGCCGAGCTCGCGCTCGCCACCATCGGGCTTCGGAATCGTCACCCTGCGTACCGGGCTGGGCCGGTACGTCCCCGCCAGCAGTTGTTCACGTATCTCCGGCCAAGCCACAGCCAGATCAAGCTTCGTCGCTGGAAGTTGTAGCCAAGGCTTCACCCTGACCGATGGCTTCCCGCCCCGCTGACGCGGGCATCTGACGCATTGCCTGTTGTATCGACATGCCGGATAACACTCCTACTCGTTCAGTCCTTCGTCGGCGGGGTCAAGCCTTCCCGGCCCTACCACCAACTACTATGACCTCTGCTGAGACCCTGCTACGGCAATGCCGCCGTCCTTTCAGACGTGAGGCAGGGCGTCCCCAGGTAAGGGCCGCACTCCTTCATCACACAACCGCCGCATCTACGCCACTTCGCCTTGACCACAAGAGCTTCGCGAATATTAGCCCGCTCGCCCTGCTCGGCAGCGCCTTCTATGCAGTTCGTGTACCTCGGCTCATGATTTACGCTCCACGCTTCCTCTCCACGGTCGATTACTCTTCCGCAGTTGCGCTTCACTTCGCTCGCTGTGGTCAGCTCGCGGCGGGACTTGCACCCACAGGAGTACGCCCATGCTGGGCGCACTAATAAAAAAGCCCCGTCCTCTTGCGAGAACGGGGCCATCGCGCCGCGCCTGAGCGCAGCGGCAATCTTACATCTGCTCGATCATCACATCGCCGAAACCGGAGCACGACACTTGGGTCGCGCCTTCCATCAGGCGGGCGAAGTCGTAGGTGACCTTTTTCGAGGCGATCGATTTCTGCATCGACGAGATGATCAGGTCAGCCGCTTCCAGCCAGCCCATGTGACGCAGCATCATTTCAGCGGACAGGATCAGCGAACCCGGGTTCACATAGTCCTTGCCTGCGTACTTCGGCGCGGTGCCGTGGGTCGCTTCGAACATGGCCACCGAGTCCGACAGGTTGGCGCCAGGAGCGATACCGATACCGCCCACTTGCGCTGCCAGCGCGTCGGAAATGTAGTCGCCGTTCAGGTTCAGGGTCGCGATGACGCTGTACTCTGCCGGACGCAACAGGATCTGCTGCAGGAACGCATCGGCGATCGAATCCTTGACGATGATGTCCTTGCCGGTCTTCGGATTCTTGAACTTGCACCATGGGCCGCCATCGATCAGCTCAGCGCCGAACTCTTTCTGTGCCAGTGCGTACGCCCAGTCGCGGAAGCCGCCTTCGGTGTACTTCATGATGTTACCTTTGTGAACGATCGTCACGGAAGGCTTGTCGTTGTCGACCGCGTACTGGATCGCCTTGCGCACCAGGCGCTCGGTGCCTTCGATCGACACTGGCTTGATGCCCAGGCCCGAGGTTTCAGGGAAGCGGATCTTGGTAACGCCCATTTCCTTGATCAGGAAATCCATCAGTTTCTTGGCGCCTTCGGAACCTTGCTGGTATTCGATACCGGCGTAGATGTCTTCCGAGTTTTCGCGGAAGATGACCATGTCGGTCTTCTCTGGCTCACGCACTGGCGAAGGCACGCCGGTGAAGTAGCGCACTGGACGCAGGCAGACATACAGGTCGAGCTGCTGGCGCAGGGCGACGTTGAGCGAACGGATGCCGCCGCCGACCGGGGTCGTCAACGGACCCTTGATCGACACAACGTAGTCCTTCAGCACTTGCAGGGTTTCTTCCGGCAGCCACACGTCCGGGCCGTACACGGTGGTCGATTTCTCGCCAGCATAGATTTCCATCCAGCTGATCTTGCGCTTGCCGCCGTAGGCCTTGGCCACGGCTGCGTCGATGACCTTGATCATGACAGGGCTGATATCGACGCCGGTGCCATCGCCTTCGATGTAGGGAATGACTGGATTATCTGGTACATTCAGCGAAAAATCGGCATTGACCGAGATTTTTTGGCCGTCAGCAGGTACTTTGATATGTTGATACATCGTGATCTCCGAAGTGGACGCATAGCAGGCAGCAACATTGTTGCGTCTGTCAGGCATGGTCTGCAATCTGAATTGGTTACTATAAATACAACGAGAGTTGTAGTCTTCTATAAGACATAAGACGCGCGTTTCATATTATGCACCAGTATTTTACTAGGCGCTACGGTTTTGCGACACTAACAAATGGCTCTCCAGCCGTGCGGCCAGCCGAACGGCGACATGGACAGAGAGCTTAACACCTTCCCAGCTATTCAATTATGCCCCTCATTCTCTTTAACAAGCCGTTCCAGGTGCTGTGCCAGTTCTCACCCCAGCCGGGACGCGCATCGCTGGCCGACTACCTGCGCACGCCCAACATCTACCCGGCCGGCCGGCTCGACGCCGACAGCGAAGGACTGATGCTGCTCACCGACGACGGCCGCCTGCAGCACAGCATCGCCCATCCCGATCACAAGGAAGCCAAGACCTATCTGGTGCAGGTGGACGGCGCGCTCGATGCCGGCGCGCTGGCGCGGCTGCAGGCGCCGCTCGACCTGGGCGACTTCGTGACCAAGCCGTGCCGCGCGGTGCAGATTGCCGAACCTGGCTGGCTGTGGCCACGCACGCCGCCGATCCGGGTGCGCGCCGACAAGCCGACCAGCTGGATTGCGATCACGTTACAGGAGGGGAAGAATCGCCAGGTGCGGCGCATGACGGCGGCGGTAGGTTTGCCGACCTTGCGGCTGGTACGCAGCAGCATCGGGCCGTTTTCGCTGGCGACGCATCCCTTGATGCCGGGGGAATGGGTGGAAGTGCCGGCCGGGGACATGAAGAAGATTTGAAAAGTTTCCTAATCGGGGTCAGACCTCGGCACCACCAACCTTAGATCCGTCGCCCCCGCGCCAAGGCGGCACTCGGCGGGGGCCCAAGCTTGTTGCTCAGCCGCCGACTACAGAGCGAACTTGGGCCCCCGCCTTCGCGGGGGCGACGGAGCCCAGGCTGGCGATGGTGTCGGCAGATGGGCTTGGGATGGGCTTGGAGTCTGACCCCGGTTAAGAAACATCGTGCCAGTGAAGCGCACACGACAAAAACCCGCCGGGCCGAAGCCAGGCGGGTTTTTTGACATGCTCACAAGCTCAACCGGCAGACCGAAGTCCGCGCGGCGGCACAGGCTATTAAGCCAGCGCTTTCAGAGCAGCAGCCAGACGGCTCTTGTGACGCGCTGCTTTGTTCTTGTGGATGATTTTCTTGTCGGCGATGCTGTCGATGGTCGACACGGATGCCTGGAAGATCGACGCTGCAGCAGCTTTGTCGCCAGCCTGGATAGCCTTGCGCACTGCCTTGATAGCGGTACGCAGGGTCGAACGCTGCGACGAATTGTGAGCGTTTTGCTTAACTGCTTGACGAGCGCGCTTGCGTGCTTGTGCGGTATTTGCCATGGAATTTCCTAAATCGGGGTCAAGTTGCGTTTGCAAACAATAGCGTCTGTCAAACCAGTGTTTTTTCTACACCTTGTGTGTCAAACCAGTGCCTGCCAAACATTAGTGTCTGCGTAACAGAATTCTGTACAGCCTTCGATTATAGCGAAAACTTCCGGCGAGGGCAATTCAAAAATCAACATTTGTCCGACGCACCCGTCCGCCCCACTCTTGCCGGGCTATAATCCCGGCCCATGAACTTGCTCAAAACCCTGGCTGCCATCTCCAGCATGACCATGCTGTCCCGCGTCACCGGCCTGCTGCGCGAAAGCCTTTTCGCGCGCGCTTTCGGCGCTTCGGAATTTACCGACGCGTTCAACGTCGCCTTCCGCATTCCCAACCTGCTGCGCCGCATGTTCGCCGAGGGCGCCTTCGCCCAGGCCTTCGTGCCGATCCTGGCCGACGTCAAGACCCAGCACGGCGACGAAGGCACCCGCCCGCTGGTCGACAGCGTCGCCACGGTGCTCATCTGGTCGACGCTCCTGATCACCATCGCCGGCATCATCGCCACGCCGCTGCTGATCATGTGGATCATGGACACGTCCAAGCAGACGGCGCAGGCCGGCGAAGCGGCCATCTTCATGACGCGCGTGATGTTCCCTTATATTATCTGCATGGCCTTCGTCTCGCTGGCCAGCGGCATCCTCAATACCTGGCGCCAGTTCAAGATTCCCGCGTTCACCCCGGTACTGCTGAATATTTCCTTCATCCTGGCCTCGCTGTTCCTGGCCGAGCGCCTCGAGCAACCGATCTACGCGATGGCCATCGCGGTGGTGGTCGGCGGCCTGCTGCAGGTGGGCATCCAGATTCCCTCGCTGATGAAAATCGGCATGCTGCCGCGCATTTCGCTCAATCCCATCGGCGCCCTGCGCGATCCGGGCGTGCACCGCATGCTCAAGAAGATGGGACCGGCCGTGTTCGCCGTCTCCGCCGCGCAGATCAGCCTGCTGGTAAATACCGGCATCGCCTCGCGCCTGGGCGCTGGCAGCGTCTCGGCGCTCACCTACGCCGACCGTCTGATGGAATTCCCCACCGCGATGCTGGGCGTGGCGCTGGGCACCATTTTGCTGCCCAGCCTGGCCAAGGCGAATACCGAGGGCGACACCACCGAATACTCGGCCCTGCTCAACTGGGGCCTGCGCCTGACCTTCCTGCTGGCCCTGCCCGCGTCGGTCGGCCTGGCCGCGCTGGCCGAACCGATGATCGCCACCCTGTTCCACTACGGCGCCTTCAACGTCAAGGCCATCCACGCGGCGGCGATGCCGCTGATGGCCTACAGCGCCGGCCTGGTCGGGATCATTCTGGTCAAGACGCTCACGCCGGCCTTTTACGCGCGCCAGGACGTGCGCACGCCGGTGCGCATCGCCATCGGGGTGCTGGTGGCGGTGCAACTGATGAACCTGCTGTTCGTGCCGCTGCTGGGTGTGGCCGGACTGGCCCTGTCGATCGGCATGGGCGCCTGCCTCAACGCGGCCGTGCTGTACACCATGCTGCGCAAGCGCGGTATTTATGTGCCGCAGCCGGGCTGGCTGATGTTCTTCGCCAAGCTGGTCATCGCCGTGACGGTGATGGGCTTGATCGCCTACTACTGCAAGATCCAGTTCGACTGGGCCGGCTTGCAGGCCCGTCCATGGCTGCGCGCCGGCGCCCTGTTCGCCATCGTCGCCGGCAGCGGCATGGCGTATTTCGTGGTGCTGTTCGGGCTGGGATTTCGCTTCAGAGACTTCAAGCGCAGCGGGCGCTGAACTACCGCTCGCGCCGGGGCTCGTTGCGGCGGCCCTCGTCACGCTGGCGTTCGTCGCGCCGCCGATCCTCTTCCTCGGCTTCAGCCTTGTCCTTATCCTTGTCCTGATCCTGATCCTGCGCGCTCCGGCCCGCAGGATCTTCCCCGGCTGGCGGCTCCTCCGGTTTTGCCTCGCCGGCCGGTGGCTCAGGCGGGGGCGTAGCCGCGTCCGGCTCCGGCGCTTCGGCAGGCGGCGTGGCCGCGGCCGGCTCCTCGGGCGGCTTCATGGCTCCTTCCGGCGCCGGCGCGGCCGGCGGAAACAGGGGCGGCGCCTGATTCTGCCCGGGCGCGGCGGGCGGCTCCAGCGGCTGCAGCAGGGTCTGGGACGACAGCGTGAATTTCCAGTCCGACAGCTTGCTCTTGTTTTCCATGTTCAGGAAGCGCGCATCGAAATTGCCGATCTTGAGCGGCGGCGCATCCGACAGGCTGTACACGCCGAGCACACCCTGCTTGTCGCTGATATACATGATGCCCCACTCGGCCTTGCCGGTGATCGGGTCGACGAAAATCTTGCGCAGGTGGCGGCGCGGATTGGGAAAGCGCGGGTCCTTGAGCAACTCCTGCAAGGAGGGCGGCTGCTGCGGCTGGCCCTGCGGGGTCGCGGCGGCGTAACTGCGCAGCGCGTCGCTGAAGGCGGCGCCGATATCGAGCAGCTCTTCCTCGGCGGCGGCGCGCTGCATGAGCGAGCCAACCTTGAGGCTGGCCGCGCCGACCAGCCCGATCACGGTGACCAGGATGATCAGCCCCAGATAGGTAAAGCCGCCGGCGCGCGTCGCGCGCGGCGGCGCCTTACCAGTCGCTATACGGTTTGCCGTTGCGGTCATTGCCGGGCGCCCCACTCTTGATGCTGTACAGGTTGCCCTTGGTGGTGTCTTCGGGCGGCACCAGAATCCAGCTGGTGCTGCTGTCGGCCACCGGGTCGACCGGAATCGAGCGCAGGTATTTTTTCTCGACCAGCTGCTCCAGCGAATCGGGATAGCGCCCGGTGTCGGCGTAAAACTGGTCGATCACCGCGCGTACATTGCGCAGGTTGTCGGCCAAAATGGTGTCCTTGGTGCTGTCGATGCTCGGAAAAAAGCGCGGCACTGCCAAGGTCAGCAGCAAGGCGATGATGCCCAGCACCACCAGCAGTTCGATCAGGGTGAAGCCGCGCGCTGTGCGGCCTGGTTTCGCTTGCATCTTGTTCACCATTTGCGGTACGGCACATCATTGAGGCCAACCCGGTCCGAGGTCGAATACACATCGTAGACGTCCTCGCCTTCGCGCGGGTCGGTGGCCTCGCTGGCGTAGCTGCGCTTGCCCCAGGTCTGGGCACCGCTCAAGTCGCTGTTGGGATTGAAAGGATCGCGCGGCACGCGGCGCAGGAAAAAGATCTTGGCGCGCTTGGGGCTGCGCATGTCGGACGCGCCTTCGACCAGCTGTTCGAGCGACTTGGGATAGCCGTTGCTGTTGAGGGAGCGCGCAATGCGCCCTTCGTCGTAGGCACGCTTGTAGGCGTCGATGCCGTGCCGGATTTCGCGCAGCGCGCGGCGCAGTTCCTGCTCCTGCTGGCGTTGCATGGTCACTTGCGTCACCGGCACCACCAGGGTGCCGAGCAGGGCCAGAATCGCCAGTGTCACCAGCAATTCGATCAGCGTGAAGCCGCGGCCCTGCCCTTGCGCCATCATTGCTGCGGCACGGGCGTGGTTTCCGGGACCGGGATCGGGGTCACGGCGGCGCCAGGCGCCTCGGGTGCGGCCGGGACCGGCACCGGGACCGGCACCGGGACCGGCGCACGGGCTCCCGGCGGCGGCGGCATCACCACCGGCGCACGCGCCGCGCTGTCGGGACGGCGCCGGAAGCTGGTCTCGGTGCCGGCGCTGAACTCGGAAGCGCTGGCGGGCGGACGCTGCAGGTTGCGGATCAGGTGCGGCGTAATCGACAGTACGATCTCGCTGCGGTCGGCGCCGTCGGCGGTGCGGCCGAACAGGCGGCCCACGATCGGCAGGTTGCCCAGGCCGGGAATCTTGGTGCCGTTGCTGCGGTCTTCGTTGTTGATCAGGCCCGCCAGCACCTGGTTTTCGCCATCCTTCAACTGCAGGAGGGTGCTCGCTTCGCGGTTGCCGATGCGGTAGGCGATGTTGCCCGAGGCGGTGGTGACCGCCTCGCCCAGGGAGCTGACGGTCAGGCCGACGCGGATGCCGATTTCGTTATTCAGGTAGATGGTCGGTTCCACGTTCAGGGTCAGGCCCACATCGAGATAGGTGATCGATTCCTGCGACAAGCCGCCGCCCACGCCGCCCGCTCCCAGGGTGGTGGTGATGTTCGGGATTTTCTCGCCAATGACGATCTTGGCCTTTTCCTTGT of the Massilia violaceinigra genome contains:
- a CDS encoding type II secretion system protein, encoding MQAKPGRTARGFTLIELLVVLGIIALLLTLAVPRFFPSIDSTKDTILADNLRNVRAVIDQFYADTGRYPDSLEQLVEKKYLRSIPVDPVADSSTSWILVPPEDTTKGNLYSIKSGAPGNDRNGKPYSDW
- a CDS encoding type II secretion system protein; amino-acid sequence: MTATANRIATGKAPPRATRAGGFTYLGLIILVTVIGLVGAASLKVGSLMQRAAAEEELLDIGAAFSDALRSYAAATPQGQPQQPPSLQELLKDPRFPNPRRHLRKIFVDPITGKAEWGIMYISDKQGVLGVYSLSDAPPLKIGNFDARFLNMENKSKLSDWKFTLSSQTLLQPLEPPAAPGQNQAPPLFPPAAPAPEGAMKPPEEPAAATPPAEAPEPDAATPPPEPPAGEAKPEEPPAGEDPAGRSAQDQDQDKDKDKAEAEEEDRRRDERQRDEGRRNEPRRER
- a CDS encoding type II secretion system protein, with the translated sequence MMAQGQGRGFTLIELLVTLAILALLGTLVVPVTQVTMQRQQEQELRRALREIRHGIDAYKRAYDEGRIARSLNSNGYPKSLEQLVEGASDMRSPKRAKIFFLRRVPRDPFNPNSDLSGAQTWGKRSYASEATDPREGEDVYDVYSTSDRVGLNDVPYRKW